The genomic stretch CAAaacacagtatgtgtgcatgtacttaGTTATATTCTACCACTGGTAAGTACTGGAAGACAGATGTGTTACCGGCTCAGCGCTGACGGTGACAGTCAGCGTTGCGTCGGACAGCTCGGAGTGATCCCGCTGACAGCCGTATTCCTCCGCCCGAGCCATCGTCCTGTTGTCCTCGCTGCTGCCTGCACACAGAAACCAGTTCAGCTCCGAAAGGTCTAACTTCTCGTAACTCCCTCAAGCTCATAAAGTCTTTACCACGTTATGTGTTTCAttagtgtttgtctttgtgtgtgtgtgtgtaccttcaGGGTActtgtaggtgtgtgtgatgtccaTAGGCGCTGTGCTGCCCACAGCCTTGGTGTAAACAATTTGTCCAACATAAGCCTTTTCCACCTTGAATGGACTCATAGTTCCGTAGCGGTCCCGCTTGTAGAAGACCACGTCGCTGTTGACCTGGACAGAACGAAACACTGTGAAGTAACATCTTAAAGGCAGGACTTTTCCGTCCAACAGAGTGTTTCTACACGGTGGTATTGCTTCTTATATAAATGTGGATTATCAGAAGAGTCTGTCCACCACCGTCTGTCCTGTAAAAAACGTTGAAACGAACCTCAGCGAAGACAAATCCACAGTCAAACGGGTGGCAGAGCAGGCCTTCCTTGATGGCGGCGACTGAGGCTGGACCACAGCGAAAATGTCCTGTAACGCAAACAGAGTCCCGTTTATCGTGCACCTGTCTATtgatctgtccatctgtctgctcctTCTTCAGTCCTACCATCGCTGGTCTCCTGGGGCGTGGCGTCCACCACCTGCCATCCTCCAAGGCGGGGCGGCAGGTCATGACGCGCAATGCACACCTCGTTCCAGCAGTGGTAGTTCCTACAGAAAGACAGCAAGTACAGTTACTACAGCGTTCGGTACACCTGTTCAGGTAGCCAAACCATGTGTTAGATAAGTGGTAATACTTTAATTTGGATTTTCTGAGTAACACTCAGAAAAGCCAGACGCTGCACCTGGTGAACATGATCCCTCCAGGGGTAGAAAGTAACTCCCagtgagtacatttactcagtttTATACTTGTActcatttcagaggaaaatattgtactAATATTGTTTGGTGATAACTGTGATGTGATATATATTAATACATATTCATAATATATCATAAAGGTTTTTTGCCCCACAACATTCCTTTAGAAAGTTCTCGTTACTTTGCGTATTCAGACTGATAAAACTATTATCAAGAAAAATGACTGTGCATTATTACAGGTTAAGGTTTAAGATTAAGGGAAGATAATATTAAGTTTATCCTCCTCACTGTGGCATTGATGCTTTTTCCTCAAAGACTTTCAGCTCACTTGTCGTTTCCCTCGAAAGGACAAGTCTGATAAGTGAATCTAGAGTTTGGTACATTTAATTCTGTGATTTTAAGGTAGCATGACCACATTAAGTTCCCCTGGATTCAGAGGCTTAGACTGCAGTTCTTGCTATTTGCTAAGCTAGGTTAGTTAGCTTTTAGCAGGACTAATTAACTTAAGGTATTTTTTTCTTGGTCCATCGTGGGGTTTAGCTAAAGCCATATGTATGCGCCATAAAAAGTGAATTTATGTAATGTACTTTTTGGTCATTAGAAATAAGTTTTTGGTCGAACAAAAAGACCTCTGCAGTCTGGATGTGAAAGCTGTTTGGAGCTAACGCTAAACAGAATGACTTGCTAGCTTATGATATAAATCATCAAACTCCACAATTTCTTGaagaagtaaataaaaaatctaaCTCATAactaaaaaaaagcaaagaaaatccTTGTAGCCTGGTTCTACCAGCCTCGCTTGGCCTCTCCTAATGGCCTAGTTTCCGGTCCAGTGTCTCCTAGCAATAGACATGACGGAAAGGCATTTGGACCAACCAGATGGAGTCCCGGGTGTTGCGTTTGTCCGGCGTGCCGTCAGTCTTGAAAATGAGGTCGGTCTTCAGGTTGCCCGTGTTGTcgtgagctgagctgaagttgGTGATGACCCTCGCCGGGACGCCGAGGCAGCGCAagactgcaggaaatgaaacgTTTGAGTGCACCTGACATCAAATATTTCATACTCAGGTAGATCACTTCCTCCCAATGACACGCTCATGGCTCAAAATTACAGGAGGAaagtaattaagtacatttactcaaatagtGTTTGAGATTACCTCCTCTACTTTTGAATCCTTATTCTACTATTCGGTCCAGGGAAACAAACTTGGGAGCagtctctttgtagttgttctGAGaatctttgtggtcatttttgcAACACTTTGAGGATTTTTGAGTCTGTTTGTGGTTGTAAAACCACCCCTGGCCGTGAGCCTGGTAGACCTGTTCATCAGTTatctgacagcagcattttaaaggcGCAGCATGGTAACAGAGCACATCTTACAGGTGTTGAAGACTCCAGCGAACACCCAGCACTGGGCGAAACAGACGGGGACTCCGGTGTTGGCGTACTGCAGCAGGATCTTGACACTGCCTGTCCAAGATGTCGGCGGCGTGCCCATGGAGTAGTCGTCGCTCCAGTTCCCAACCAACACGCCGTTATCGTCCTGAGAGTTgagctgagggaggagggaggtcaaaggtcagtgatCTTCTGAGGCTGGCACACATGGTTCTTCCTtctcagatgtttttattttaatattttttgtgGAACAGGTTTCCAGTTATTCACAAGAGAAAAACAcggtgtgttttctgcttttctgtacTCTTCATCATTCAGGGTTGTAAGATTCAGTAAATCATCACACATGATATGACAGCTcagtcacacatgcagcactgcTCGGCTGTGCCtcgagctaatgttagcatattTCAGGAACATGCTTAcagttagcatgttaacatgcaggTTAAAAATTGGACATTACCATGTTGATAGCAGGAGAACAAGTTAGAACACTGACACCAGATAACGTGtcaacatgcaaacatttagGACACCTTTAGCACATGGGTTTCTCTTATTGTGACAGCCTGATAACAGAAAACACGAATAAAAAATCTTTCGTCAtcattgtgcatgtttgtgtatggTTTATTGTTTAGCatgttaccatgctaacatACATAAATCAGCATGGTAAAATGCACACGCTTAGTAAAGAAACATGTCGTTGTTTACCTTGTTTGTGCAACATGCTCAGATCTGGCAAAATTAGCATTCTTACAATCTTCCAcccaatagctgttgagatatttcactctgtgcCAAAGTGCTGGACCAAGCTAGCTTTGCTAACGATGTGAATTTTTTCTGCTCTGGCTTTGACTGAAAGCATCTTTTGGTATTTGCCACATGCTGAAAAAGTGCATTTTGGGTAAGAATAATGACAGCagcatttctttctttaattGTGAGAGTACTGACCAAGTAGCCACAGTGTCATGTGACTGACAAGCCCTGCACGGATATGGGAATTCATCAATACGACTAATGTGTTGAAAAGTCAAGACGGTGAATTAGCTCGTCCTCACCATGGCAGATCCTTTCCTGATCAGTTTGATGATGTTGCCTCTGTTGTAGATTGGCATCCGGGATGCATCCAGGATGTAGATGCAGGCGTCTAAAACCCCACGTTCAAACTGCAGGGAGACAAAACATCGACTTTAAGTTCAGCCTCAGTGATCTGTCATGACGTGTGCGGATTGACGCATTTTTGTGTACCTGTCCAAACATCCAGTGGCGGGTTGTCACAGATCCAACAGACCCCTGAAAGATCACACCTGTGTCGTTCAGGACGTACTCCCTCCGTTCAGCTTCATCAGCAATAAACACAGGGTCGTCTGCAAAGACGAGAGAGACACTCGGACGGTCAGAGCCTCACCGGCGCTCATCACAACCCATGAAGCCAAAGCTCTCAACCAATCACATTCTCTGGAACAATCAGACGGCAGCGAGGTCGAACCGAGGGGctatttgggggggggggggggggggggatgatgGCCAAAGCTGCTGCTACCACTGATTCTGGTGTTTCAGACAGtgagaataaaaacagagaagaagaaaaagaacaaatacagaataaaaaaggatacaaaacaaaatcaactaTATGTACATGATTACAAAATGAGAGtcttcatttcacttttcaaacCCTTTGAAAAACCCTAAAAGGCTTCTTCTCTCAGCTGACAGGATGGAAACACCTTCCTCTGAAGTCCAACGATAATTCTCTCAACCACTAGGAGGCAGCACGAGGTCAGAAGAGGAGTTGGCACCTGGACACCAGGCGTTGAACAGCAGGTACAGGTCGGTGCTGGTGTCCCGACTGGTTCGCTGCATGCCCCCGCCCGTCACGATGGCCACGTAGGTACGAAACTTCCCCACGATGGCGTCGGGTGTCGGCGTGATGCCCAGTGTGACTGATTGACCCTGATTCTCCATTATCCGGCCCGACCACGGACCGCCACGGCGAGAGTTGAAGGTCACCGTCACCAAAGAGCCCTTATTGGGTGAAGGGTTGGAacctggaggaggaaggggggggggggaggaggaggaggaggaggaggaggagaagagacaaggagaggaggtgaggaaacTAACAAAGATTCCTGTACTGCCTGTAATTGCAGACGACTGCATTCCCTGTTTATTGGAAACAAAAGGTTagttcataaaaacacagattttgaGGTGCGGTGTGATTTAAAGTGAAACGTTGTATTTGTAGTATTTGAggtgatgtttttcatttggttGAGCTGAGGCCAAAGACAAAcatctgtcacacagcagctctgtgtgtgtgtttcctaatGACAGAGCCATGGGGAGTGTGTGTACTAATTAACCAGCCAAATGAATGTGAGGCTGCCTAATGAACTGACAGTCGTCTAATTGTTCGGCAGGTGACTTAACGGAGGCCTTTTCATCAGCTAATTGGTTAACGAGGGAGCTTTTACTGTCAGTCTCAGGTGGGTTGGGCTGAGCCCACTGAGCGCGCTCCATAACAGAAACCACGCCCCCCGTATGAGTCAACGAATCAGACGAAGCTGCTCATTTTACTGGGCCAATGTGAGGAAAATGAGACCAAATGGAGTGAGAAGAAGACGAGATCATTAATTACAGGATATTCATCTTGACTATGGGAACGGCTGATGAGGCtaatcctgatcctgatcctgatcctgatcctgatcctgaacctgatcctgaacctgatcctgatcctgaccAGCGTCTTTCCACAAAAGGTGAAATAAATCCTTTAAAAGTGATGAGATCTGCTTCAGAAGATCTGATTGAAATCCTCCAATCACAACCAGGCTTCAATCCAGGAAACCGACAGGAAGTCAGTGTCAAGCTCGACCACGCAGAGCCCAATCAGAGAGAGACCTGATTCCAACACGCCAGCGACGAGCCAATCAGAATTCAAACTCACCAATCAGGAACTCGACCTGGAAGTCGTCCTCGGGGGTCAGCGGGCGGCTGAAGGTGACGCGCAGGACGAACTCCTGACCCCGGCGGACCACCAGGTTCTGGATGTCGTAGGCGGTGGTGTAGTGGTTTGGTTTGTTCAGCTGCTGACACATGTCGACGTTCTGCACCTGGAGAGGCGCTGAGAGGCCGGAGAGGACACCGTGACGTGACTCATTGATCTGATTTCTGGACACAGACAGGTACATTTAAAGGTAACCTTACCGCCCACAGGTGCGTATCCTCTGGGCGTGCCCGTGTCATCAAAAGACTCAAATGGCAGAAAATCGTTGTCATCGCTCAAAAGGTTGGAGGTCGGCACCTAAAGATGATCAGAAATTCATACAACAAATAGATTAAAAACCAAAGAGTCATCGACGAGGCtctgaaaaaggaaactgaTGATTTGGTGTTCGGGGATACACTACTGGTTCACTGTGGCGCCCCCTGTAGTCTGATTCGTTGACAGGACGAGACATGATGGTGGACAAGTCGGAGGTCACACTGAGGTCActggacagaagacagagacagaaaaaaaaatgaaacaatgaaaactgcGTATAAAACTCTCAGAGACGTCCGATCGACATACGAGTccatgaaaaaagagaaaatacgatccataaaataaaaacagataaagcaGGACTGAAAGATTCGACGACGACAAGCACTAACGAAAACGACCAAACGGGGAAGTTTTCCTGAATATTTGAAACGAAACTACGGAAAAATAGAAGAAGTCATTGTAAGAAATGCTCAGAAATGCTGTAGTTcatgaaaacagacaggagacGTTTCCAGCATGAAGCGAGAttaacaagagaagaagaagaagaagaagaagaagaagaagaagacaacatGTCCACCTTTAGGAGAACGTTCAAGTGAGCCGTCTGTGAGACGCAGCTGCACTTTTAACACCTTTGTACCAAGAAAATGTCCcgatgtgattttatttttacttgttttcagGAATCAGTTTGTGATGTATCGAACcgaaaacatgcaaaatgtcatcagaaaacaaaataacacGTTAATCTGTTTCAaacaatgagtgtgtgtgtgtgtgtgtgtgtgtgtgtgtgtgtgtgtgtctcaccgctcagatggaggagagaagttCGTCTGTCGAGTCTGATGATCAGTTTAGCTTCAGCATCactttatatacacacactgcttcctctttttacacacacgcacgcacacacacacacacgcacacacacacttaaatagTTTTGACATACCTTTAcatgagtattttcattttatgctgacagtgtatttattatccatgtACTCCCTCTGTGTATATTGTGTGTTATTGTAGTCACTCAGAGTACTGCAGGAAGTAATCAGACCCTTTACTGAGGTAAGAGTAGAAATACCACAGTCTAAAAATACTCCAATACACGTAAAGCCCTGAATTCAAAATGTAGTACAAGAAGTACacaagtattatcagcaaaatatacTTCAAGTGTCAAAAGCAGAAGTGCTCATTTCAAAGTATTTGATTAAGATAGAATACTGCAGTATTCTGTTTGCATCACAGAGTATCTTAATGTTGTACTTTGTTAACGTGTAATCTGCTGTGTACATTAGTAGTATTAGTACTATCATATCTAAAGGTTACCATAGGTCGTTTGTTAGGTAAAAAGTAACTTTGagtaaaatatttcaaatttaaatgaaaagcagtAAAGAAGAATCAACAAAATgtccaaatcacacacacacacacacgcacacacacacacacacacacacacacacacacacgcacacacacacacacacacacacacacacaccatcatcagaacagggaagtgtgtgtgtgccggtgACCTCGAcccaaacaaactgcagctcagctgcTTTGACACTCGTTACTGGTCGACACTGACATGGACGATGGTCTGCAGCTGGTTTACTGGCTCACCAGTCTGCACAGCTCACTGGGAACTTTTCACCAGTTCTGCAAACTTTCACTCCAGGTAATTCACTTCAGGTGAGTGAGTGACAGCTGAGGGGACGTTTCCTGACTGCGCTTCAGGTGGCGCTCAGTGTGGGACGCTGTCCTCTGCGGTGAAACGCAGCAGCTTCGTTTTCTGCCCAAAATCAACCGAAAACGACAGAAAACTGCACACGAGTAAATGTACACGAACCCAGATCCTGTACACACTTCATTCCATTTGATGTTACTTCATTCTTGTACTCCAGAACGTAACACAGCACTAACGTGGACAGAGAGGCCGAAGACGTCATGAAACGGTCAAACAGAAGTAACGCGGACAGAACATCACCGTCCTGAGATCAGTTTTCAGTCCGCCTCAGAGGCAAAGCTCACGTGTTCACTGAGACGGACGGTTTACAGATCAGGGATCAGTTTGTGCCTctttatttgtgtctttgcagtttCAGACCGTGTGTGATGGACCTGCTGGAGCGCTTCAGTCCGCTCACATTGTTCACGTCGtccactctgattggctgctggacGACAGACTGGAAGCCTGCAGACAACATCCAGACGTGTCTGACGGAGAGTTAATCTGCTTTCCTGGGTATTTTCCTTCAGACAGAAAGCGGCAGGTggaaacaaactgatgaagtcCTGCACTCTGTGAGACGCTTTCATTTTTACCTCTCACTGAAAAGAACACCGACATGTTGGACAAACGCCACAAAGTtgtgcagttttgtgttttctgaagtcGTTTCCTCTGCAGGCGCTTCCTCTGACCTCGACCGTCAGGCTGTGAGGTCATcctgacacactgctgctgattggtcagatGACCAgtgctccacttcctgtttcctgacTGACATCTCTGCTTTGAGGTCAGCAACAA from Chaetodon auriga isolate fChaAug3 chromosome 21, fChaAug3.hap1, whole genome shotgun sequence encodes the following:
- the LOC143339620 gene encoding coagulation factor XIII A chain-like encodes the protein MSRPVNESDYRGRHSEPVPTSNLLSDDNDFLPFESFDDTGTPRGYAPVGAPLQVQNVDMCQQLNKPNHYTTAYDIQNLVVRRGQEFVLRVTFSRPLTPEDDFQVEFLIGSNPSPNKGSLVTVTFNSRRGGPWSGRIMENQGQSVTLGITPTPDAIVGKFRTYVAIVTGGGMQRTSRDTSTDLYLLFNAWCPDDPVFIADEAERREYVLNDTGVIFQGSVGSVTTRHWMFGQFERGVLDACIYILDASRMPIYNRGNIIKLIRKGSAMLNSQDDNGVLVGNWSDDYSMGTPPTSWTGSVKILLQYANTGVPVCFAQCWVFAGVFNTFLRCLGVPARVITNFSSAHDNTGNLKTDLIFKTDGTPDKRNTRDSIWNYHCWNEVCIARHDLPPRLGGWQVVDATPQETSDGHFRCGPASVAAIKEGLLCHPFDCGFVFAEVNSDVVFYKRDRYGTMSPFKVEKAYVGQIVYTKAVGSTAPMDITHTYKYPEGSSEDNRTMARAEEYGCQRDHSELSDATLTVTVSAEPVYLGQEVNLAVDFQNHSELTTTVHAHLAGSVVFYTGVTANQFKDLDFTATVPAYQTERVLLKVTAQEYLPHLGSQLCLHFVVTGQADDQSLTAIKVVDLQTPGLTMTVSGEPRVHQEMFVTVSFTNPFNFDLENVRLAMEGPGLMEHKTHEYSVINPHASISWKESFFPRLEGHRCLVAVLDCSNLHQVFGIAEVIITA